From Methanocella paludicola SANAE, a single genomic window includes:
- a CDS encoding winged helix-turn-helix transcriptional regulator has protein sequence MKILIVAVILLSALLLVSPLFLQATVGTGGYVVTPGSGIPAGVKATDAAAVSFWDLPLWIQVAGALDGILIAIGLMNAAPFVIGKIQNVLDNRNRLNIFNYVANNPGCTPSEISTRQNMKNGTVKYHVQMLESQGKIILKRMGKYTRIFNTSKANTEQEKTVLAYIKNDTSRNILWAILEEPGVTNQRLSERFGLDKSSVHWHIERFLNDNLVTFEQDGRFKKYYVEPTVSKLLSNI, from the coding sequence ATGAAGATCCTTATCGTGGCGGTCATCCTTTTATCCGCCCTTTTATTGGTCTCGCCTTTGTTTTTGCAGGCGACTGTCGGCACCGGCGGATACGTCGTGACGCCGGGCAGCGGCATACCCGCGGGCGTGAAGGCGACCGACGCAGCGGCCGTATCATTCTGGGACCTGCCCCTGTGGATACAGGTGGCGGGCGCCCTGGACGGCATACTCATCGCGATAGGCCTGATGAATGCGGCCCCCTTCGTTATCGGCAAGATCCAGAACGTGCTGGATAACCGCAACCGGCTTAACATATTCAACTATGTCGCTAACAACCCCGGCTGCACGCCTTCGGAAATATCGACCAGGCAGAACATGAAGAACGGGACGGTCAAGTACCACGTGCAGATGCTCGAGTCGCAGGGCAAGATCATCCTGAAGCGGATGGGCAAGTACACCCGCATATTCAATACTTCAAAGGCGAATACCGAGCAGGAAAAGACGGTGCTGGCGTATATCAAGAACGATACGAGCCGGAATATTCTTTGGGCCATTTTGGAGGAGCCCGGCGTGACGAACCAGCGGCTGTCGGAGAGGTTCGGGCTGGACAAGAGCAGCGTTCACTGGCACATCGAGCGGTTCCTGAACGATAACCTGGTCACGTTCGAGCAGGACGGCAGGTTCAAGAAGTATTACGTCGAGCCGACAGTTAGTAAACTGTTAAGCAATATTTAA
- a CDS encoding WD40 repeat domain-containing protein: MTLTGHTAPVISCQFSPDGKKIASASYDGTVRIWDAADGKLLQKLEGPMSAVFYCVFSSDGRKVASLSRDGAVRVWDVETGKLMHTLYDQADKVYHCAFSPDGKKIATASHDGLVRIWDADTGKLLQTLAGHKKAVLSCEFSPDGKRLVTVSSDKTVKVWEA; the protein is encoded by the coding sequence ATGACTTTAACCGGCCATACAGCACCCGTGATATCCTGCCAGTTCTCTCCCGATGGTAAAAAGATCGCCTCGGCATCCTATGACGGCACTGTCCGGATATGGGATGCTGCGGACGGGAAACTATTGCAAAAGTTGGAGGGCCCGATGAGCGCAGTGTTCTACTGTGTGTTCTCTTCTGACGGCAGGAAAGTTGCCTCTTTATCACGTGATGGCGCCGTGAGGGTATGGGACGTCGAGACCGGGAAGCTTATGCATACGCTATACGACCAGGCGGATAAGGTCTATCACTGTGCATTCTCTCCGGACGGTAAGAAAATAGCGACAGCGTCGCACGATGGCCTTGTACGGATATGGGACGCCGATACAGGGAAATTACTACAAACCCTGGCCGGCCATAAAAAAGCAGTGCTTTCCTGCGAGTTCTCTCCAGACGGAAAGCGGCTGGTCACTGTCTCCAGCGATAAGACCGTGAAGGTATGGGAAGCCTGA
- a CDS encoding COG1470 family protein, protein MKLKAALSTLLLLCLISGALMAPAQAGTVYSSVFSGTVNDGETKSAGGCFVSFEITNGSVHVEVTSPDYGSDDAYVPAGNAYYFKNVLRIYIASIPTTSSAVVDISKTTSSTSGTGIKVYCDTPAQNTLAGDEVSFPITIQNNLASDETLSLSSESPGGWSSKYDYNGKDIYQIYVPASSTKTVNLVVSTPYTSSIGQQTVYVKVGDSTLELYVDITSVNESVDVSAKLSSQIVYIGDKIYYDLTLDNLQAAENVYQLSVMGLPENWYYMYLESRSSSSELAETVVPASTQKSLVLCIVPPYSVSAGDYNFTARITASSNQTITKDLALKLKSGTSMTVNVDKLAYTASAGQTFTMNVYVTNSGTGSALTNVYPEVTAPSGWVVSSSPETVSTLKSGETQTFVISAQPPGNIVASDYDVSVDIMSDQATDTEEFRITIATSSYVPFVAGGIILVVLVGLVFLYKKYGRR, encoded by the coding sequence ATGAAGCTAAAAGCGGCATTAAGCACACTCCTGCTGCTCTGCCTTATATCGGGGGCCCTCATGGCCCCCGCTCAGGCGGGCACGGTGTATTCATCCGTTTTCAGCGGGACGGTAAACGACGGAGAGACTAAATCCGCCGGCGGCTGTTTCGTCAGCTTCGAGATCACGAACGGCTCGGTACACGTCGAGGTCACGAGCCCCGACTATGGGTCGGACGATGCGTACGTTCCGGCGGGTAACGCCTATTACTTCAAGAACGTGCTGCGCATATACATCGCAAGCATCCCCACGACATCTTCGGCAGTAGTCGATATTTCGAAGACGACCTCTTCGACCTCCGGGACGGGCATCAAGGTCTATTGCGATACCCCGGCACAGAATACGCTGGCGGGTGACGAGGTCTCGTTCCCCATCACTATCCAGAACAACCTGGCGTCGGACGAGACGCTGAGCCTGTCGTCGGAAAGCCCTGGCGGATGGAGCTCTAAGTATGATTATAATGGCAAGGACATCTACCAGATCTATGTGCCTGCATCCTCTACAAAGACGGTCAACCTGGTGGTCTCGACGCCCTATACCTCGAGCATAGGCCAGCAGACGGTCTACGTGAAGGTCGGCGATTCAACGCTGGAGCTGTACGTCGATATCACCAGCGTCAACGAGTCTGTGGACGTCTCCGCCAAACTGAGTTCCCAAATTGTGTACATTGGTGACAAGATCTATTATGACCTGACGCTGGATAATCTCCAGGCGGCCGAGAATGTCTATCAGCTCTCCGTCATGGGCCTGCCCGAGAACTGGTACTACATGTACCTGGAATCGCGCAGCAGCTCGAGCGAGCTGGCGGAGACAGTCGTTCCGGCGTCCACCCAGAAGAGCCTCGTGCTCTGCATCGTGCCGCCATACTCGGTAAGCGCCGGGGACTATAACTTCACGGCCCGGATCACGGCCTCGTCTAACCAGACCATAACCAAGGACCTGGCGCTGAAGCTCAAGTCCGGGACCAGCATGACAGTAAATGTGGACAAGCTGGCATATACGGCGAGCGCCGGGCAGACCTTCACCATGAACGTCTACGTGACCAATAGCGGCACGGGAAGCGCGCTGACGAACGTCTATCCGGAAGTCACTGCGCCCTCGGGCTGGGTGGTCAGCTCTTCGCCGGAGACCGTGAGCACGTTAAAGTCGGGAGAGACGCAGACGTTCGTGATCAGCGCACAGCCGCCCGGCAATATCGTGGCGAGCGACTACGACGTGAGCGTGGATATAATGAGCGATCAGGCGACGGATACGGAAGAGTTCCGTATCACTATCGCGACCAGCTCGTACGTCCCGTTCGTTGCCGGCGGCATCATACTGGTCGTGCTCGTCGGCCTGGTCTTCCTCTACAAGAAGTATGGGCGGCGTTAA
- a CDS encoding HEAT repeat domain-containing protein: MIVSMNSDARGITLDEKEGLRQALRCDDIKTRIYAVKALEGPGDERSISLLVDALRDEQYDVREAAYMTLRKLGHRALPGLVSALRDENFYVRMYATLAITDEIIGNPGRKYDEAVVDALTHALLDKSIYVRRSAYDALKVLEYNKILRSLISSLKDPDPGIRMEAVVALGKIGDKRAVKALIRALSESDAGIRRCVVSSLGRMKDKKATGYLLDMLYDLDGSVRKEAVRALGAIQDEKAVPGLLQAIKDREPSVRDEALYALDSYRSFKYVTPFVSVLDDAVDVRRAAIRALGKVRGCKSVDTLISVLGDEDAEARELACASLARLGNCAIKPLRSALNHDNGNVSSGAARALELISKARAMKRIDSARKPRPPELWMEIESAVSAGPKETQSRLSSFDI, encoded by the coding sequence ATGATCGTATCTATGAACAGCGATGCCAGGGGCATCACGCTGGACGAAAAGGAGGGCCTGAGACAGGCTTTACGCTGCGATGATATCAAAACACGGATATATGCAGTGAAGGCGCTGGAAGGGCCGGGGGACGAGCGGTCGATAAGCCTGCTGGTGGACGCTCTGAGGGACGAGCAATATGACGTCAGAGAGGCCGCCTACATGACACTCCGCAAGCTCGGCCACAGGGCATTGCCCGGTCTCGTATCGGCATTAAGGGATGAGAACTTCTACGTCCGAATGTACGCGACACTGGCCATTACCGACGAGATCATCGGCAACCCCGGCAGGAAATACGATGAAGCCGTCGTCGACGCCCTCACTCACGCCCTCCTCGATAAGAGCATATATGTCCGGCGCTCCGCATACGATGCCCTGAAGGTGCTGGAATATAACAAGATCCTCCGGTCCCTCATAAGCTCGCTGAAAGATCCCGACCCCGGTATTCGCATGGAGGCAGTCGTAGCGCTGGGCAAGATCGGCGATAAGCGCGCGGTGAAGGCGCTCATCCGTGCGCTGTCCGAATCGGACGCGGGCATCCGGCGGTGCGTCGTATCCTCCCTCGGCCGGATGAAGGATAAGAAGGCCACTGGATATCTCCTGGACATGCTATATGACCTTGATGGGAGCGTAAGGAAAGAGGCCGTTCGGGCGCTGGGCGCCATACAGGATGAGAAGGCCGTTCCGGGCCTTCTGCAGGCCATAAAAGACCGGGAACCCTCGGTTCGGGATGAGGCGCTTTATGCGCTGGACAGCTACAGGTCATTTAAGTACGTGACGCCGTTCGTGTCGGTCCTCGATGATGCTGTCGATGTCCGCAGGGCAGCCATCCGGGCCCTTGGAAAAGTGAGGGGCTGTAAATCCGTGGATACTCTGATAAGCGTGCTTGGCGATGAAGACGCTGAAGCCAGGGAACTGGCCTGCGCGTCCCTCGCCCGCCTCGGGAACTGCGCAATAAAGCCTCTCAGGTCGGCGCTGAACCACGACAACGGCAACGTAAGTAGCGGCGCAGCCCGCGCCCTTGAATTGATCAGTAAGGCCCGGGCGATGAAGCGTATAGATAGTGCCCGTAAACCCAGGCCGCCGGAACTCTGGATGGAGATCGAGTCTGCCGTCTCCGCCGGCCCGAAAGAGACTCAGTCGAGGCTATCATCTTTTGATATTTAG
- a CDS encoding PadR family transcriptional regulator: MRKGFLKMIVLKIISKKPIHGYDIIHAIETITHGHWVPSPGSIYPVLDFLEARGYVSMEEIDRKKVYTITEEGKKALEAIEEKRRQLTEEMSLLFND, from the coding sequence ATGCGTAAAGGATTTCTGAAGATGATCGTCCTGAAGATCATCAGTAAGAAACCCATACACGGCTACGATATCATCCATGCGATCGAGACAATTACCCATGGTCACTGGGTGCCGAGCCCGGGCTCCATATACCCTGTACTCGACTTCCTGGAAGCCAGAGGATACGTCTCAATGGAAGAGATAGACCGTAAAAAAGTCTATACCATCACAGAGGAAGGAAAAAAGGCCCTCGAGGCCATCGAAGAGAAACGCAGGCAGCTGACCGAAGAGATGAGCCTGCTCTTCAACGATTGA
- the msrA gene encoding peptide-methionine (S)-S-oxide reductase MsrA — MKGQVTIVSENLQKADFAAGCFWHVEEAFRHIPGVVSTAVGYEGGRTENPDYREVCTDRTGHAETVQVTYDPSKVSYDVLLDVFWSHHDPTTPNRQGPDFGTQYRSVIFYHNKEQEAAARASKEKLQKSGKFKKPIVTEIVPATKFWRAEEYHQQYLEKNNLKGCGI; from the coding sequence ATGAAAGGACAAGTTACTATCGTGAGCGAGAACCTGCAAAAAGCCGACTTCGCCGCGGGCTGCTTCTGGCACGTAGAGGAAGCCTTCAGGCACATCCCCGGCGTCGTATCGACGGCCGTCGGCTACGAGGGCGGCCGGACCGAGAACCCGGACTACCGAGAGGTCTGCACCGACAGGACCGGACATGCCGAGACCGTCCAGGTCACCTACGACCCGTCGAAAGTATCATATGATGTCCTGCTGGACGTGTTCTGGAGCCATCACGACCCCACTACGCCTAACAGGCAGGGGCCGGACTTCGGCACCCAGTACCGATCCGTCATCTTTTATCATAATAAGGAGCAGGAAGCGGCGGCCCGTGCCTCCAAAGAGAAGCTACAAAAGTCGGGCAAGTTCAAGAAGCCCATCGTCACTGAGATCGTGCCCGCAACAAAATTCTGGAGAGCCGAGGAATACCATCAGCAGTACCTTGAAAAAAATAACCTGAAAGGCTGCGGCATCTAA
- a CDS encoding ABC transporter ATP-binding protein, whose product MIKTENLTKAYDGVKAVDSLDLHVEKGDVFGFLGPNGSGKTTTMGMMIGEIEPTSGKCFINGIDVLRHPLDVKRIIGYMPDGLGFYENLNARQNLKFFSEFYDLPYDKADKRITELLKYVGLEGVEKKTEGYSRGMKQRLGLAQALLNDPEVIFMDEPTNGLDPQGVMQVRNIIKDLSSRGKTIFFSSHILEEVRHVCKTVGIISQGKLIAKGSLDDVMHKMDKGTAPERSLEEIFLQTVYGGA is encoded by the coding sequence TTGATCAAGACAGAGAATTTAACAAAGGCCTATGACGGTGTCAAAGCCGTGGACTCCCTCGACCTTCACGTGGAAAAGGGGGACGTGTTCGGCTTCCTCGGCCCCAACGGATCGGGCAAGACCACCACCATGGGCATGATGATCGGCGAGATCGAGCCGACGTCGGGAAAATGCTTTATCAACGGCATAGACGTTCTCCGCCATCCGCTCGATGTCAAGCGGATCATCGGCTATATGCCCGACGGCCTGGGGTTCTACGAGAACCTCAACGCACGGCAGAACCTGAAATTTTTCTCCGAGTTCTACGACCTACCTTACGATAAGGCGGATAAGCGCATTACGGAACTGCTCAAATATGTGGGGCTCGAAGGCGTGGAAAAGAAAACGGAAGGATATTCAAGAGGCATGAAACAGCGGCTCGGCCTCGCGCAGGCGCTGCTCAACGATCCCGAAGTCATATTCATGGACGAGCCGACCAACGGCCTGGACCCGCAGGGCGTCATGCAGGTGAGGAACATCATCAAGGACCTTTCCTCCCGGGGCAAGACGATCTTTTTCTCCAGCCATATCCTGGAGGAAGTGCGCCATGTATGCAAGACCGTGGGCATCATCTCTCAGGGTAAATTGATCGCAAAGGGCTCGCTGGACGATGTCATGCATAAGATGGATAAGGGCACGGCCCCGGAAAGGTCGCTGGAAGAAATATTCCTGCAGACAGTATACGGAGGCGCTTAA
- a CDS encoding ABC transporter permease, whose protein sequence is MMPELIVAKKEFKDYLTSKRFLLIFGVLIWITIAAVISGLSSYNSELGSYNSMLSRASTMVANATFQGGNAFQPTMPSMLLIFENFSTSFITIGWLLAIAIGFDLISKEKETGSLKLLLARPTYRDSIINGKIIGAVSILVVSLLATFLIALAILLFAGVVPTGDDLARLAMFFVMIVLFSVAFLAIGIAASAIAKNSTISILLAIGFVAFSLILPSFTGSIYEGIMGQSPSAMSMSSAVTASSSSTSTSGTAASGTFDPASGGGPNGNRSMIQMTVNPEYTSYWTTRNQVTELVNLLSPTNDLNGISRVVVSGESGPTENSASGQFDFSSRGMTSSTTLSESLSSILPQVLALLVMSIAGFGIAYAKFVRMDVR, encoded by the coding sequence ATGATGCCGGAGCTCATCGTAGCGAAAAAAGAGTTCAAGGATTACCTGACGAGCAAGAGGTTCTTGTTGATCTTCGGCGTGCTGATATGGATCACCATCGCCGCCGTGATCTCGGGCTTAAGCTCCTATAACTCGGAGCTGGGATCGTATAACTCCATGCTTTCTCGTGCGTCCACGATGGTCGCTAACGCGACCTTCCAGGGAGGGAACGCCTTCCAGCCGACAATGCCCTCGATGCTGCTGATCTTCGAGAACTTCAGCACGAGCTTTATCACCATCGGCTGGCTGCTTGCTATCGCCATCGGGTTCGACCTGATATCTAAGGAAAAGGAAACGGGCTCGCTAAAATTATTACTCGCCCGCCCCACCTACAGGGACTCGATCATCAACGGCAAGATCATCGGCGCGGTGTCCATACTGGTCGTCTCGCTCCTGGCCACGTTCCTGATCGCCCTCGCCATACTGCTGTTCGCCGGCGTCGTGCCGACGGGCGATGACCTGGCCCGGCTGGCCATGTTCTTCGTCATGATCGTGCTGTTCAGCGTAGCGTTCCTGGCTATCGGTATAGCGGCATCTGCGATAGCGAAAAACTCGACCATCTCTATACTACTGGCCATCGGGTTCGTCGCTTTCAGCCTGATCCTGCCGAGCTTCACCGGATCGATATACGAAGGCATCATGGGCCAGTCGCCGTCGGCGATGTCGATGTCGAGCGCCGTAACTGCGAGCTCATCGAGCACGAGCACGTCGGGTACGGCGGCTTCAGGGACTTTCGACCCGGCCAGCGGCGGAGGGCCTAACGGGAACAGGAGCATGATACAGATGACGGTCAACCCCGAATATACCAGCTACTGGACGACGAGGAACCAGGTCACCGAGCTGGTCAACCTCCTCTCGCCGACCAACGATCTGAACGGCATATCCCGTGTCGTGGTCAGCGGCGAGTCCGGCCCCACGGAGAATTCGGCGAGCGGCCAGTTCGACTTTAGCTCCAGGGGCATGACCTCGTCGACAACTCTGAGCGAGTCGCTTTCGTCGATACTGCCCCAGGTGCTGGCCCTCCTCGTCATGTCCATCGCCGGGTTCGGTATCGCATATGCGAAATTCGTAAGGATGGACGTCAGATGA
- a CDS encoding ABC transporter permease, with amino-acid sequence MGVIKTLQDSYRIAVKDLLEFERNRIGLIFLFLMPFFMLIMTGFIFPTGNTYSDIPVALADLDHSQASQQLIAQMQTLNDKSNMMALTSVATEDEARTMITRGQVYGAIIVPQGFGAQQAQGRQANITILSDNSQPQISMVMQGIGTSVINIIGSMQGAMKVQMLSVKANQTVDPQAVIAPLKVNAQGTVPGNMNYFSFVAPGLLMMIVMMGAMTGIPRAIAHEKEIGTFDGILAAPVNEISIIMGKTLAQTVRGFIQGIIVMAIAILIFGVSVQGSILLTGGVLLLGIFSFIGLGILLTALSNNEETAMILMTVLQFPMMFLTGVFFPIQQMPWFMQWVSNLLPLTYAVTAMRKVMILGAGISDIVPEVAILIVFGAIMLLIAIPVFRRAMTR; translated from the coding sequence ATGGGCGTTATCAAGACCTTACAGGACAGCTACCGCATCGCCGTCAAAGACCTGCTGGAGTTCGAGCGTAACCGCATCGGCCTGATCTTCCTGTTCCTCATGCCGTTTTTCATGCTGATCATGACGGGGTTCATATTCCCAACGGGAAATACGTATAGCGATATACCGGTCGCGCTGGCGGACCTGGACCACAGCCAGGCCAGCCAGCAGCTCATCGCCCAGATGCAGACGCTGAACGATAAATCGAACATGATGGCCCTCACCTCCGTTGCGACCGAGGACGAGGCGAGGACGATGATCACCAGGGGCCAGGTGTACGGAGCGATCATCGTGCCGCAGGGCTTCGGCGCCCAGCAGGCGCAGGGCAGGCAGGCGAATATCACCATCCTTTCGGATAACAGCCAGCCCCAGATATCGATGGTCATGCAGGGCATCGGCACGTCGGTCATCAACATCATCGGCTCCATGCAAGGCGCCATGAAGGTGCAGATGCTCAGCGTTAAAGCCAATCAGACCGTGGACCCGCAGGCTGTGATCGCCCCGCTCAAGGTGAACGCTCAGGGAACAGTGCCCGGTAACATGAACTACTTCAGCTTCGTGGCCCCCGGGCTGCTGATGATGATCGTTATGATGGGCGCCATGACCGGCATCCCCCGGGCAATTGCCCATGAGAAGGAGATAGGCACCTTCGATGGCATCCTGGCCGCCCCGGTGAACGAGATCTCGATCATCATGGGCAAGACGTTAGCCCAGACGGTACGCGGGTTCATCCAGGGCATTATCGTGATGGCGATCGCCATACTGATATTCGGAGTCTCGGTACAGGGGAGCATTCTATTGACAGGTGGCGTGCTTTTGCTGGGGATCTTTAGCTTCATCGGCCTGGGCATACTGCTGACCGCACTTTCGAATAACGAGGAGACGGCGATGATCCTGATGACCGTACTGCAGTTCCCCATGATGTTCCTGACGGGCGTATTCTTCCCCATTCAGCAAATGCCGTGGTTCATGCAGTGGGTTTCGAACCTGCTGCCGCTGACCTATGCCGTGACGGCGATGCGGAAAGTCATGATCCTCGGGGCGGGGATCAGCGATATAGTTCCCGAAGTGGCGATCCTGATAGTCTTCGGCGCGATAATGCTGCTGATCGCCATACCGGTGTTCAGGAGAGCGATGACGAGGTAG
- a CDS encoding thymidylate synthase, whose amino-acid sequence MIAGTFDTLSEAWYWAIKEIYTNGQLVETEYGIKAKCINGMLLEVRNPVQVWHKKDPFCTKERVEFYKKQFKRESAGRHGFEYTYIDRLVNYEGFDQLKWMGEQLQNKRYESKRIQAITWMPKIDCMKKEDQPCFQRIWVFPHKNNKLDVHIHYRSWDMFKAFEANLMAFQELVKDELIGPTDFMLGTLRCFGDNVHIYEDDFQAAEEVLKP is encoded by the coding sequence ATGATCGCCGGAACATTCGACACGCTGTCAGAAGCATGGTACTGGGCAATAAAGGAAATTTACACTAACGGGCAGCTCGTGGAGACCGAGTACGGCATCAAGGCAAAATGCATCAACGGCATGCTCCTGGAGGTCCGGAACCCCGTGCAGGTGTGGCACAAGAAGGACCCGTTCTGCACGAAGGAGCGCGTCGAATTCTATAAAAAGCAGTTCAAGCGGGAGTCCGCCGGCAGGCATGGTTTCGAGTACACGTACATCGACCGTTTGGTGAATTACGAGGGCTTCGACCAGCTAAAATGGATGGGCGAGCAGCTCCAGAATAAGCGGTACGAATCAAAGCGCATCCAGGCCATTACGTGGATGCCCAAAATAGATTGCATGAAAAAGGAGGATCAGCCGTGTTTTCAGCGGATCTGGGTGTTCCCCCACAAGAACAACAAGCTTGACGTCCACATCCACTACCGCTCGTGGGACATGTTCAAGGCGTTCGAGGCAAATCTGATGGCCTTCCAGGAGCTGGTCAAGGACGAGCTGATCGGCCCCACGGACTTCATGCTGGGCACGCTGCGGTGTTTCGGGGATAACGTCCACATCTACGAGGACGATTTCCAGGCGGCCGAAGAGGTTCTTAAGCCGTAG
- a CDS encoding ABC transporter ATP-binding protein, with translation MTEDHAIEVRSLSKTFGDFTAVDNISFNVNKKEIFGFLGPNGAGKSTTIRMLCTLARPSGGEAKVNGYDLVREADHVRESIGLVSEKMIMYEQLTAAENLRFFGNLYQMPRPKLESRIDELLGLVNMSDWKDTQIKKYSTGMRQRINVIRALLTEPKIIFMDEPTLGLDPQTTLSIRELIRGINKNGTTVILTTHAMIEAEALSHRVAIIDHGRIVALDTPANLKKLVKEADMTVISARIPNMTPAIAGHIKALDCVTAFDQPDAYDIKVSARGSEGFDRIIDSIRHDGGNITMINTNEPTLEDVFLSITGKTMRDQAEKPKVTRHRGPSIAPRPRGR, from the coding sequence ATGACAGAAGATCACGCCATCGAAGTCCGCAGCCTGTCGAAGACATTTGGCGATTTCACGGCTGTGGATAATATTTCGTTCAACGTAAATAAAAAGGAAATATTCGGATTTTTAGGGCCGAATGGCGCGGGCAAGAGCACTACGATCCGGATGCTCTGCACGCTCGCCCGGCCTTCGGGCGGGGAAGCGAAGGTGAACGGCTATGACCTGGTCAGAGAAGCGGACCATGTCCGGGAAAGCATCGGCCTTGTCTCGGAAAAAATGATCATGTACGAGCAGCTGACCGCCGCGGAAAACCTGCGCTTCTTCGGTAACCTGTATCAGATGCCGCGGCCGAAGCTGGAATCTCGCATCGACGAGCTGCTCGGCCTGGTAAACATGAGCGATTGGAAGGATACCCAGATCAAAAAATACTCGACAGGCATGCGGCAACGCATCAACGTGATCCGTGCACTGCTTACCGAGCCGAAGATCATATTCATGGATGAGCCGACGCTCGGCCTCGACCCGCAGACGACGCTCTCCATACGGGAGCTCATCCGGGGTATCAACAAGAACGGCACGACGGTCATCCTGACGACGCATGCGATGATCGAGGCCGAGGCGCTCAGCCACCGGGTCGCCATCATTGACCACGGCAGGATCGTAGCGCTGGACACGCCCGCGAACCTGAAAAAGCTCGTCAAGGAAGCGGATATGACCGTTATCAGCGCCCGCATACCGAATATGACGCCGGCCATTGCCGGGCACATCAAGGCCCTGGACTGCGTCACCGCCTTCGACCAGCCCGATGCCTATGACATCAAGGTCAGCGCCCGGGGCAGCGAGGGTTTCGACCGGATCATCGACTCTATTCGCCACGACGGCGGCAATATCACGATGATCAACACGAACGAGCCGACCCTCGAGGACGTGTTCCTCTCGATCACCGGCAAGACGATGCGTGACCAGGCTGAAAAGCCGAAAGTGACCCGGCACCGCGGTCCCAGTATTGCGCCACGGCCGAGAGGGAGGTAA
- a CDS encoding sensor histidine kinase, which produces MISVEGEELKKTFDSVPAALVVVDGELKVRFFNSAWAELCEQCLGKKAAPHMSITTLFKDETPARMLADALHGSTVRENGFRFESACDRFYDLTAAPSDSGAVLMAVDSTERCNAINRLESAKSEAEFYVDLMSHDIRNFNQVTMGYIELLQLADSLSPRDIEYLEKAQKGVTGSNKLIDNIKKIRLIRQFAGKNTVKTDLNAILKQDADDVRKASPSAKIRMEFDLKEKRAVMADEYVHEIFRHILENAAKYDPHPEKLIDVTVLPEKIDGKDYWSVRISDHGSGIPEDKKKSVFERMTGTTKGAGVGLSIVRVIVDKYGGRIRAEDRVKGDPSKGTIFVVDLPQA; this is translated from the coding sequence ATGATATCCGTAGAAGGCGAAGAACTGAAAAAGACCTTCGATAGCGTTCCCGCCGCGCTCGTCGTGGTCGACGGCGAGCTTAAAGTTCGTTTTTTTAACAGTGCATGGGCTGAGCTCTGTGAGCAGTGCCTGGGTAAAAAGGCCGCCCCGCACATGAGCATCACGACGCTTTTTAAGGATGAGACCCCGGCGCGGATGCTGGCCGACGCCCTGCATGGAAGCACCGTGCGGGAGAACGGCTTCCGCTTCGAGTCCGCATGCGACCGCTTCTATGACCTCACGGCCGCCCCGTCCGACAGCGGCGCCGTGCTTATGGCCGTTGACTCCACGGAGCGCTGTAACGCCATAAACCGGCTGGAGTCGGCAAAGTCCGAGGCCGAGTTCTATGTTGACCTCATGAGCCACGATATCCGGAATTTCAACCAGGTCACCATGGGCTACATCGAGCTGCTCCAATTAGCCGATAGCCTGAGCCCCCGGGATATCGAGTACCTTGAAAAAGCCCAGAAAGGCGTCACGGGCAGCAACAAGCTCATCGATAACATCAAGAAAATACGCCTTATCCGGCAGTTCGCCGGTAAGAACACCGTAAAGACGGACCTGAACGCCATACTTAAACAGGATGCGGACGACGTCCGTAAGGCCTCGCCTTCGGCGAAGATCCGCATGGAGTTCGACCTGAAGGAAAAGCGTGCCGTCATGGCCGACGAATACGTGCACGAGATATTCCGCCATATCCTGGAGAATGCGGCTAAATATGACCCGCATCCCGAGAAGCTCATTGATGTTACGGTATTGCCGGAGAAGATCGACGGTAAGGACTACTGGTCCGTGCGTATCTCCGACCATGGCTCGGGTATTCCGGAGGACAAAAAGAAGTCCGTCTTTGAGCGGATGACGGGGACGACAAAGGGCGCCGGCGTGGGGCTGTCCATCGTCCGGGTGATCGTGGATAAATACGGCGGCCGGATCCGCGCCGAGGACCGCGTTAAAGGCGACCCGTCGAAGGGCACGATATTTGTGGTGGATCTGCCGCAGGCGTGA